GCCACGCAATCCGTGGCCTTTGACATGGCGTACAACGCGGAGAGGGCCGCGGGGTCACGGGCGTGGCACCCACCCGGTGGCCGAACATCGCACGGACGCACCCGTGTGGTCCCTCACGGACGGGGCGAACCGACCCGATCCCGCACCGGTCCGCACGCCCGCGCGTCCGCCCGCGCACTCCCCGCGCGCGCAGTCGTTCGGCCGGCCGGAGGAGCCGGGCCGTGCCGGCCGGGTCACGCCTTGTCTCTCGTCGCGAGGCTGTGCGACCGTGCCCCGGAGGACGGAGTCCGGTGGCCGGCGCACGTCACCCCAGGAGGACACGATGAGCTCAGCGGGCGGTGCCCGACCCCGGGTCACGATCGGCGGCGGTGTGCTCGAAGGCCGCGTGGAGAGCGACGGGAGCGCCGTCTTCCGGGGCATCCCGTACGCCGCGCCGCCGGTGGGAGCCCTGCGCTTCGCGGCGCCCGCGCCCCCGGCCGGCCGGGCCGGCGTCCGTGACGCGGGCGCGTTCGGACCCACCGCGCCGAAGGTCCCCTACCCGGGACGCTTCGCGGCCCTGCTGCCCGACCCGGACATCCCCGGCGACGACTGCCTGAACCTCAACGTGTGGACCCCCGAGCCGGCGGCCGGGGCCCGGCTGCCGGTCATGGTGTGGATCCACGGCGGCGCCCTCACCCGGGGATCCACCGCGGTACCCGTCTACGACGGCGCTGCCTTCGCCCGGGACGGCGTCGTGCTGGTCTCGGTCAACTACCGGCTCGGTGTCCTCGGGTACGGGCTCTTCCCCGACGCCCCCGCCAACCGCGGCCTGCTCGACCAGATCGCCGCCCTGACCTGGGTCCGGGACAACATCTCGGCCTTCGGCGGGGACCCCGACCGGGTCACGGTGTTCGGCGAGTCCGCCGGGGCGATCAGCGTCGGAGCCCTGCTCGCCGCGCCCCGCGCGGCGGGGCTGTTCGCCCGGGCCGTCCTGCAGAGCGGCGCACCCGAGGTGATGCCCCGGGACCGGGTCCGCCCGATGGTCCGCAGGATGGCCTCGCTGCTCAAGGTGCCCGCCACCGCGCGGGCCTTCGCCGACGTCGCCCTGCCCGATCTGCTCGCCGCCCAGGAGGCGGTGTCGCGCAGGTCGAGCCCGGTCACCGGCGGTCCCGCCTTCGGGCTGGTCGCCGACCCGGACACGCTCCCCGAGGACCCCCTCGCCGCCGTCGCCCCCGACGTGCCGCTGCTGCTGGGCTGGACCGCCGAGGAGCACCGGCTCTGGCTGGCGCCCACCGGGGCCATGCGGGCCCTGGACCGGATGGGTCCGCTCGCCGTGGAGCTGGCGCGCGTCCGCGCCGGCAAGGGTCGGGACGCGGTACGGGCCCTGCGCGCGGAACGCCCCGACGCCGGCCCCGCCGACCTCGCCGGGCACCTGCTCACGGACCGGCTCCTGCGGGACCCGCTGCGGCGCCTCGCCGGATCCCGTCGGAAGGCCCCGAGCCACCTCTACGAGTTCCGGTGGCCCAGCGGCGTCCCCGGGCTCGGTGCCTGCCACGCCCTGGAGCTGGGCTTCGTGTTCGACACCCTCCACAAGCCGGAGTCCTCCTGGCTGGCCGGGCCCGACGCGCCCCAGGCCCTCGCGGACGAGATGCACGCGGCCTGGGTCCGCTTCGCCGTCACGGGCGATCCGGGCTGGGAGCCGTGGGACGGCGACGGCCCGCCGAAGGTGTTCGGCGGGCCGGAGCACGAGGAGCGGGCGTCGGAGCGGGCCGTGGGCG
This region of Streptomyces sp. NBC_00513 genomic DNA includes:
- a CDS encoding carboxylesterase/lipase family protein, yielding MSSAGGARPRVTIGGGVLEGRVESDGSAVFRGIPYAAPPVGALRFAAPAPPAGRAGVRDAGAFGPTAPKVPYPGRFAALLPDPDIPGDDCLNLNVWTPEPAAGARLPVMVWIHGGALTRGSTAVPVYDGAAFARDGVVLVSVNYRLGVLGYGLFPDAPANRGLLDQIAALTWVRDNISAFGGDPDRVTVFGESAGAISVGALLAAPRAAGLFARAVLQSGAPEVMPRDRVRPMVRRMASLLKVPATARAFADVALPDLLAAQEAVSRRSSPVTGGPAFGLVADPDTLPEDPLAAVAPDVPLLLGWTAEEHRLWLAPTGAMRALDRMGPLAVELARVRAGKGRDAVRALRAERPDAGPADLAGHLLTDRLLRDPLRRLAGSRRKAPSHLYEFRWPSGVPGLGACHALELGFVFDTLHKPESSWLAGPDAPQALADEMHAAWVRFAVTGDPGWEPWDGDGPPKVFGGPEHEERASERAVGVAP